The Burkholderia cepacia ATCC 25416 genome includes a window with the following:
- a CDS encoding MFS transporter codes for MHTLNRTAAAPVESGPRVTRRTVVAAALGNGLEFFDFTVYSFFAALIGKLFFPASSDVGALMLSLATFGVGFVARPLGSVAIGAYADRAGRKPALVLTVALMALGTGIIGFAPTYAQIGIAAPLLIVIGRLLQGFSAGGEVGAATTLLMESGDTGRRGERVSWQMASQGGATLVGAFVALTLSRALPPDALHAWGWRVPFVLGLLIGPVGFYLRRHLDDTLPHAAAGAPRERARIPWRQVAAGTLLVIGGTSTTYTIVFFLPSFLTLTVGMPASVSLLSGCAAGAVLLLGSPLAGRLADRVRRRKRLVGVTCVASAVLVLPAFYAMKMWPSAGTAVAVVIVLIGLMTLSSPAGFVMILDAFRPEVRAMSLGMIYALGVTIFGGFAQLIVGAMWRATGSFYAPAWYVLGCSVASLAGLALFAEASDVEGRR; via the coding sequence ATGCATACCCTGAATCGCACGGCCGCTGCGCCGGTCGAATCCGGGCCGCGCGTAACGCGCCGCACGGTCGTTGCGGCCGCACTCGGCAACGGGCTCGAATTCTTCGACTTCACCGTCTACAGTTTCTTCGCCGCATTGATCGGCAAGCTGTTCTTTCCCGCGTCGAGCGATGTGGGCGCGCTGATGCTGTCGCTCGCGACGTTCGGTGTCGGGTTCGTCGCACGGCCGCTCGGCAGCGTCGCGATCGGCGCCTATGCGGACCGGGCCGGCCGCAAGCCCGCGCTCGTGCTGACGGTCGCATTGATGGCGCTTGGCACCGGGATCATCGGCTTCGCGCCGACCTATGCGCAGATCGGCATCGCCGCGCCGCTGCTGATCGTCATCGGGCGTCTGCTGCAGGGCTTTTCGGCGGGTGGCGAAGTGGGGGCCGCGACGACCCTGCTGATGGAGTCGGGTGACACCGGCCGGCGCGGCGAGCGGGTGAGCTGGCAGATGGCGAGCCAGGGCGGTGCGACGCTCGTCGGCGCGTTCGTCGCGCTGACGCTGTCGCGCGCACTGCCGCCCGACGCGCTGCACGCGTGGGGGTGGCGCGTCCCGTTCGTGCTCGGTCTGCTGATCGGCCCGGTCGGTTTTTACCTGCGGCGCCATCTGGACGATACGCTGCCGCACGCAGCCGCCGGCGCACCGCGCGAGCGTGCGCGCATTCCGTGGCGGCAGGTCGCGGCCGGCACGCTGCTCGTGATCGGCGGCACGTCGACCACCTATACGATCGTGTTTTTCCTGCCGTCGTTCCTGACGCTGACCGTCGGCATGCCGGCATCGGTGTCGCTGCTGTCGGGCTGCGCGGCAGGTGCAGTGCTGCTGCTCGGTTCGCCGCTCGCGGGGCGGCTCGCGGATCGCGTGCGTCGTCGCAAGCGGCTGGTGGGCGTGACGTGCGTCGCTTCAGCCGTGCTCGTGCTGCCAGCGTTTTACGCGATGAAGATGTGGCCGTCGGCGGGCACCGCGGTTGCGGTCGTGATCGTGCTGATCGGCTTGATGACGCTGTCGAGTCCCGCCGGCTTCGTGATGATCCTCGATGCGTTTCGGCCCGAGGTGCGGGCGATGTCGCTCGGGATGATCTATGCGCTCGGCGTGACGATTTTCGGCGGGTTCGCGCAACTGATCGTCGGCGCGATGTGGCGCGCGACCGGCAGCTTTTACGCGCCTGCGTGGTATGTGCTGGGATGCAGCGTCGCGAGTCTGGCCGGTCTGGCGCTGTTCGCGGAAGCGTCCGACGTGGAAGGCAGGCGATGA
- a CDS encoding ArsR/SmtB family transcription factor translates to MPTELDIEAILKALSNPVRREILAWLKTPDVHFPNQTLPYEHGVCAGQIDARCGLSQSTVSAHLATLQRAGLVTSTRIGQWAFFQRNEAVIDAFHDALRREL, encoded by the coding sequence ATGCCGACCGAACTCGACATCGAAGCGATCCTGAAAGCGCTCTCGAACCCCGTGCGCCGGGAAATCCTCGCCTGGCTGAAAACGCCCGACGTGCATTTCCCGAACCAGACGCTGCCGTATGAACACGGCGTCTGCGCGGGCCAGATCGACGCGCGCTGCGGGCTGTCGCAATCGACCGTCTCAGCACACCTCGCGACGCTGCAGCGCGCGGGGCTCGTGACGTCGACGCGGATCGGCCAGTGGGCGTTTTTCCAGCGCAACGAGGCCGTCATCGACGCATTTCACGACGCATTGCGCCGCGAACTCTAG
- a CDS encoding alkene reductase — protein MPTLFDPVTLGDLTLPNRIVMAPLTRARAGTTRVPNALMARYYRERASAGLIITEATSVTPQGVGYADTPGIWSDEQVEGWKQVTQAVHAAGGRIVLQLWHVGRISDPVFLNGDLPVAPSPIAAGGHVSLVRPQRPYVTPRALELDEIPGIVAAYRKGAENAKAAGFDGVEIHGANGYLLDQFLQDSTNHRTDAYGGPIENRARLLLEVVDAAIDVWGAGRVGVHLAPRGDAHTMGDSDPAATFGYVARELGRRKIAFIFTRESYSGDHLSPRLKEAFGGPLIANEQFTLDTAQAALASGNADAIAWGKLFIANPDLPRRLELGAPLNQPVPETFYAEGETGYTDYPALSDAA, from the coding sequence ATGCCAACGTTGTTCGACCCCGTTACCCTCGGCGACCTGACCCTGCCGAACCGCATCGTGATGGCGCCGCTCACCCGCGCCCGTGCGGGTACGACGCGCGTGCCGAATGCGCTGATGGCGCGCTATTACCGCGAGCGCGCATCGGCCGGCCTGATCATTACCGAAGCGACGTCGGTCACGCCGCAGGGCGTCGGTTATGCCGACACGCCCGGCATCTGGTCCGACGAACAGGTCGAAGGCTGGAAGCAGGTGACGCAGGCCGTGCACGCGGCCGGCGGGCGCATCGTGCTGCAGCTCTGGCACGTCGGCCGGATCTCCGACCCGGTGTTCCTGAACGGCGACCTGCCGGTCGCACCGAGCCCAATCGCCGCGGGTGGCCACGTGAGCCTCGTGCGTCCGCAGCGTCCGTACGTGACGCCGCGCGCACTCGAACTCGACGAGATCCCGGGCATCGTCGCCGCGTACCGCAAGGGTGCCGAGAATGCGAAGGCCGCCGGCTTCGATGGCGTCGAGATCCACGGCGCGAACGGCTACCTGCTCGACCAGTTCCTGCAGGACAGCACCAACCACCGCACCGATGCGTACGGCGGCCCGATCGAGAACCGCGCGCGCCTGCTGCTCGAAGTGGTCGACGCCGCGATCGACGTGTGGGGCGCCGGCCGCGTCGGCGTGCACCTCGCACCGCGCGGTGACGCGCACACGATGGGCGATTCCGATCCGGCGGCAACGTTCGGCTATGTCGCGCGCGAACTCGGCCGCCGCAAGATCGCGTTCATCTTCACGCGCGAATCGTATTCGGGCGACCACCTGAGCCCGCGCCTGAAGGAAGCGTTCGGCGGCCCGCTGATCGCCAACGAGCAGTTCACGCTCGACACCGCGCAAGCCGCGCTCGCCAGCGGCAACGCCGACGCAATCGCATGGGGCAAGCTGTTCATCGCGAACCCCGACCTGCCGCGCCGCCTCGAACTCGGCGCACCGCTCAACCAGCCGGTGCCGGAGACGTTCTACGCGGAAGGCGAAACGGGTTATACCGATTACCCGGCGCTGAGCGACGCGGCCTGA
- a CDS encoding porin codes for MKKRFALGAACLAFGAGNARAVPYQDVLLAAVPEYNGRMTEGVALYGSLDMGINYQTVGGRSLWQTQSGGEWTSKFGFFGRENLGGGWRAEFNLESGFLANSGAQQDAQSTYNRQSWVGLSSDSYGRLRLGKQIGTALPLFIDVFGTVGTNSVYTWLGAAAVQTSRGVGYNSDLGPGATQLPARVDNAITYRTPIVAGTTSLMLMFAPSNVAGRAPVASAQGALLQWYNGTTYLAASYNQVWGVNGASTVRNDLYGLGAVYDTGRIVLSASFNQYAPKLAGDGIARVYTLGAIVPFGVNAIRASVVYRDTSGVRDAAGQPARDSALGAMLGYDYLLSKRTGLYARAGFIRNYGISTVLLNGNPLPTEPGGTTPRTGTTPVTLSLGMYHNF; via the coding sequence ATGAAAAAGCGATTTGCACTAGGCGCGGCCTGTCTCGCGTTCGGCGCCGGCAACGCGCGCGCCGTGCCCTATCAGGACGTGTTGCTGGCGGCGGTGCCCGAGTACAACGGCAGGATGACGGAGGGAGTCGCGCTGTATGGTTCGCTCGACATGGGGATCAACTACCAGACGGTCGGCGGCCGTTCGCTGTGGCAGACGCAGAGCGGCGGTGAGTGGACCTCCAAATTCGGCTTCTTCGGCCGCGAGAACCTCGGTGGCGGCTGGCGCGCCGAGTTCAATCTCGAAAGCGGTTTTCTCGCGAACAGCGGCGCGCAGCAGGATGCGCAATCGACGTACAACAGGCAATCGTGGGTCGGCCTGTCGTCGGACAGCTACGGCCGGTTGCGTCTCGGCAAGCAGATCGGCACGGCGCTGCCGCTGTTCATCGACGTGTTCGGCACGGTGGGCACGAACTCGGTCTATACGTGGCTGGGCGCGGCAGCCGTGCAGACGAGCCGCGGCGTCGGCTACAACTCGGACCTCGGGCCGGGGGCGACGCAATTGCCGGCGCGCGTCGACAACGCCATCACGTACCGTACGCCGATCGTCGCGGGCACCACGTCGCTGATGCTGATGTTTGCGCCGAGCAACGTGGCCGGGCGGGCACCCGTGGCGTCCGCGCAAGGCGCGCTGCTGCAGTGGTACAACGGCACGACCTATCTGGCCGCGAGCTACAACCAGGTGTGGGGCGTCAACGGGGCGAGCACCGTGCGCAACGACCTGTACGGGCTCGGCGCCGTCTATGACACCGGGCGGATCGTGCTGTCCGCATCGTTCAACCAGTACGCGCCGAAGCTGGCCGGCGACGGCATTGCGCGCGTCTACACGCTCGGCGCGATCGTGCCGTTCGGCGTCAATGCGATTCGCGCGTCGGTTGTCTATCGCGATACGTCGGGTGTGCGCGACGCGGCCGGCCAGCCGGCCAGGGATTCGGCACTCGGTGCGATGCTGGGCTACGACTACCTGCTGTCGAAACGCACGGGCCTTTATGCGCGTGCGGGGTTCATCCGCAACTACGGCATCTCGACGGTGTTGCTGAACGGCAATCCGCTGCCGACCGAACCGGGCGGAACGACACCGCGCACCGGGACGACACCCGTGACACTGTCGCTCGGCATGTATCACAACTTCTGA